One Lujinxingia sediminis DNA segment encodes these proteins:
- the proB gene encoding glutamate 5-kinase: MSKRSRIARAGHVVVKIGSAIFMREGGRVDRRTFAALVDDLDRLMSAGVRVTVVTSGAVALGRQALGVTPGPCAVAELQAFAALGQSRLMQMWEAEFGHYDRHVAQVLLGRQDMADRGRYLNARSALETLHAFGAVPIINENDTVATEELTFGDNDQLAAMCAALLGADLLVLLSDVAGLLEVVEGDDGTRSFGERVEEIALDDPRVDQWAGPPASGVGRGGMVSKIMAARIAARADTPTVIAPGKRPGVLAALWAEEPVGTFFDPGQGGAVRARKRWIDHGARAEGRIFCDAGAMRAVRERGASLLPIGVTKVEGNFESGSLVELIGPEDEESFARGLVSYSAAQIRAIAGLRSEAIEEAIGSTAIDAIVHRDNLVLT; encoded by the coding sequence ATGTCGAAACGCTCAAGGATCGCTCGGGCGGGCCATGTGGTTGTCAAGATCGGCAGCGCGATCTTTATGCGCGAGGGCGGCCGTGTCGACCGACGCACCTTCGCGGCGCTGGTCGACGACCTCGATCGTCTGATGAGCGCCGGGGTGCGTGTCACCGTCGTGACCTCAGGGGCGGTCGCGCTGGGGCGACAGGCCCTGGGCGTGACTCCGGGGCCCTGTGCGGTGGCCGAACTCCAGGCATTTGCTGCGCTGGGGCAGTCGCGCCTGATGCAGATGTGGGAGGCGGAGTTTGGCCACTACGACCGCCACGTGGCCCAGGTGCTGCTCGGGCGTCAGGATATGGCCGATCGCGGGCGCTACCTCAACGCTCGCAGCGCGCTGGAGACGCTGCATGCCTTCGGCGCGGTGCCGATCATCAACGAGAATGACACGGTTGCCACCGAGGAGCTCACCTTCGGCGACAACGACCAGCTCGCCGCCATGTGCGCCGCGCTGCTGGGGGCGGATCTCCTGGTGCTGCTCTCCGATGTGGCGGGGCTCCTGGAGGTTGTGGAGGGTGACGATGGCACACGCAGCTTCGGCGAGCGGGTCGAGGAGATCGCGCTTGATGATCCGCGCGTAGACCAGTGGGCCGGACCGCCGGCCTCGGGGGTGGGGCGGGGCGGGATGGTCTCCAAGATCATGGCCGCACGTATCGCCGCGCGCGCCGATACCCCGACGGTGATCGCGCCGGGCAAGCGCCCCGGTGTGCTGGCGGCTCTGTGGGCGGAAGAGCCGGTGGGAACCTTCTTTGATCCGGGGCAGGGCGGGGCGGTGCGTGCTCGCAAACGCTGGATTGACCACGGTGCGCGAGCCGAAGGTCGGATTTTCTGCGACGCGGGCGCCATGCGTGCAGTGCGCGAGCGTGGCGCAAGTCTGCTGCCCATCGGTGTGACGAAGGTGGAGGGGAACTTCGAGTCGGGGAGCCTGGTGGAGCTCATCGGCCCCGAAGACGAGGAGAGCTTTGCCCGCGGGCTTGTCTCCTACAGCGCCGCTCAGATCCGCGCGATCGCCGGGCTGCGCTCCGAAGCGATTGAGGAGGCGATTGGTTCCACGGCGATCGACGCGATCGTGCATCGCGACAATCTGGTGCTGACCTGA
- a CDS encoding TraR/DksA family transcriptional regulator gives MSPEHIEEFRQLLNDEKKRLLHKAANTIKHEIELSKDDMADEADLASALTDQSLSLRLRGRERYLIDKIDLAIERINQGEFGECVVCGDDISIQRLRARPVTTMCIACKEEQERREKLYSE, from the coding sequence ATGAGTCCTGAACATATCGAGGAATTCCGGCAGCTTCTCAACGATGAGAAAAAGCGCCTCCTTCATAAAGCCGCCAATACCATCAAACACGAGATCGAGCTCTCCAAAGACGATATGGCCGATGAGGCCGATCTGGCCAGCGCGCTGACCGATCAGAGCCTGAGTCTTCGCCTGCGGGGTCGCGAGCGCTACCTCATCGACAAGATCGACCTGGCCATTGAGCGCATCAATCAGGGCGAGTTTGGCGAATGCGTGGTCTGCGGCGACGATATCTCCATTCAGCGTCTGCGCGCTCGCCCGGTCACCACCATGTGCATTGCCTGCAAAGAAGAGCAGGAGCGCCGCGAGAAGCTCTACTCCGAATAA